A portion of the Chelmon rostratus isolate fCheRos1 chromosome 15, fCheRos1.pri, whole genome shotgun sequence genome contains these proteins:
- the LOC121618874 gene encoding potassium channel subfamily K member 16-like — MARFQLVRVKVSWTVLLALAHLTYLLVGAIIFQFLEREAESNNRNHFQLEKLNFLSNYTCLDRPALEQFVQVILDAWENGVNPSGNSTNPSNWDFSSSFFFAGTVVTTIGYGNLSPSTVSGQVFCVFYALCGIPLNLAFLKQLGKCLTIHLGRLEKGMVSVVPFRQTVEALSVSLFFITGSLLFLVVPPLLFSYVEGWTFGEGFYFAFITLSTIGFGDYVVGTDPGKEYISLYRSLAGIWIIFALAWLALILNMGTRIMEHVIGLTHPGFKKQEEEDVSSSKLEDMSKI; from the exons ATGGCGAGGTTCCAGTTGGTCCGGGTCAAAGTGAGCTGGACAGTACTTTTGGCTCTGGCCCACCTCACGTACCTGCTGGTTGGGGCCATCATCTTCCAGTTCTTGGAGCGAGAGGCTGAGAGCAACAACCGAAACCACTTCCAACTGGAGAAGCTGAACTTCTTGTCCAACTACACCTGCCTGGACCGGCCAGCCTTGGAGCAGTTTGTTCAg gtgattTTGGATGCGTGGGAAAACGGAGTGAATCCCTCCGGAAACTCAACAAACCCCAGCAACTGGGATTTCTCTAGCTCCTTCTTCTTTGCAGGCACCGTAGTCACAACTATCG GCTATGGCAACCTCTCCCCCAGCACTGTATCTGGTCAGGTATTTTGCGTGTTTTACGCTTTGTGTGGGATCCCACTGAACCTGGCCTTCCTCAAACAGCTTGGGAAGTGTCTCACCATCCACCTGGGTCGGCTGGAAAAGGGAATGGTCTCAGTTGTTCCATTCAGG CAAACGGTTGAGGCCCTGTCAGTGAGCTTGTTCTTCATCACAGGCAGCCTGCTGTTTTTGGTcgtccctcctctgctgttcagtTACGTGGAAGGCTGGACGTTTGGCGAGGGCTTCTATTTCGCCTTCATTACACTCAGTACCATTGGTTTTGGAGATTATGTGGTGG GGACTGACCCAGGCAAGGAGTACATCTCTCTGTACCGCAGCCTCGCGGGGATATGGATCATCTTCGCCTTGGCTTGGCTTGCTCTTATCCTCAACATGGGCACCAGAATAATGGAGCACGTGATTGGCCTGACTCACCCAGGCTTTaagaaacaggaggaagaagacgtgTCGTCCAGTAAACTAGAAGATATGTCAAAGATCTGA
- the kcnk17 gene encoding potassium channel subfamily K member 17: MEIKEMLNLARVPSILMLGLVYVAYVLIGGVVFWELEGDLGQKDISLLLLNKKKLLTTYTCLNQEGLEAVAQVVHDASKVGLSLKGNYTTDGFWKFTSSAVFAATVVTTIGYGNMSPSSTAGQIFCVFFALFGIPLNMMVLNRVGKYMLVIERNISDFLEGKTGRRRCTRFFVHLVSYLSGAALFFVVPMIVFQQHEGWTYSQAIYYCFITLSTIGFGDFVADSNPDKHYPEWYSVLMASWIFFGLAWLALLINHSTDILERLNTHFKQRWGGRLQENKSGSAEGDNPHTQVEEEDEIKQRPVTQ, translated from the exons atggaaataaaggaaatgttGAACTTGGCGCGGGTGCCCTCCATCCTCATGCTCGGGCTGGTTTATGTGGCCTACGTGCTGATCGGCGGAGTAGTTTTCTGGGAGTTGGAGGGAGACCTCGGACAGAAGGACATCAGTCTTTTACTGTTGAACAAAAAGAAGCTGCTTACGACATACACCTGTCTGAACCAAGAAGGCCTGGAGGCAGTAGCTCAG gttgtTCATGACGCGTCCAAGGTGGGCTTAAGTTTGAAAGGCAACTACACCACGGACGGCTTCTGGAAATTCACCAGctcagctgtgtttgctgccaCTGTGGTCACAACTATAG GTTATGGGAACATGAGTCCCAGCTCTACCGCTGGCCAGATCTTCTGCGTGTTCTTCGCACTGTTTGGGATCCCGCTCAACATGATGGTGCTCAACAGGGTGGGCAAGTACATGCTCGTTATAGAGAGGAACATCTCTGACTTCCTCGAGGGCAAGACCGGGCGCAGG AGGTGTACCCGCTTTTTTGTCCACCTGGTGTCTTATCTGTCAGGAGCAGCTCTCTTCTTTGTTGTGCCCATGATTGTGTTCCAACAGCATGAGGGCTGGACCTACTCCCAGGCCATCTACTACTGCTTCATCACCCTCAGCACCATCGGCTTTGGAGACTTTGTGGCAG ATAGTAATCCAGACAAACACTACCCAGAGTGGTACAGCGTCCTCATGGCCTCCTGGATCTTCTTTGGCCTGGCCTGGCTGGCCCTGCTCATCAATCACTCCACTGACATCCTGGAGCGACTCAACACCCACTTCAAACAGAGGTGGGGTGGGCGGTTGCAGGAGAACAAGTCTGGCAGTGCAGAGGGTgacaacccacacacacaggtggaggaggaagatgagatcAAGCAGCGTCCAGTGACACAGTAA